Proteins encoded together in one Triticum dicoccoides isolate Atlit2015 ecotype Zavitan chromosome 7B, WEW_v2.0, whole genome shotgun sequence window:
- the LOC119339614 gene encoding Werner Syndrome-like exonuclease — protein MALLQDKTKSARALSTETNANDMLASPSSLELLQPQTVSIFDYPLMPPLAPEDDDHSAAILVAQSAAIHRSDQIVGLKVTVTFANEPGVVEEWVKSVLNSLQMVEMKIVGLDTEFTDQVHGVKQKDLPPEMERRAAVLQLCFADDCLVYHIVHSPRIPEELNKFLAREDIFFCGAAIGNDVKVLEPYGLHVKNAIDLQTRIHIPKTICSKPTPSLFDLANFVLGTNLEKGNECKQLRNSGWEIAPLNIERIRYAAFDALISFEIAKGATILGYMCLDELA, from the exons ATGGCGCTGCTGCAAGACAAAACCAAGTCAGCAAG GGCGCTTTCTACGGAgaccaatgccaatgacatgctcgcTTCGCCGTCCTCCTTGGAGCTATTGCAGCCACAAACTGTTTCCATCTTTGATTATCCTCTGATGCCTCCGCTAGCTCCAGAGGATGATGACCACTCTGCTGCCATTCTGGTGGCTCAGTCTGCTGCTATTCATCGCTCTGATCAAATTGTTGGCCTCAAGGTAACCGTGACGTTCGCCAATGAACCAGGCGTCGTTGAGGAATGGGTCAAGAGTGTGTTGAACTCCCTCCAAATGGTGGAAATGAAGATTGTTGGTCTAGACACTGAGTTCACCGACCAAGTCCATGGGGTGAAGCAGAAGGACCTGCCCCCAGAAATGGAGCGACGCGCCGCTGTACTTCAACTGTGTTttgcagatgattgcttggtgtaccacatcgtgCACTCGCCTCGCATACCAGAAGAGCTCAACAAATTTCTTGCTCGTGAGGATATCTTCTTTTGTGGAGCAGCAATTGGCAATGACGTAAAAGTGCTTGAGCCATACGGTCTCCATGTCAAAAATGCCATTGACCTACAGACGCGCATTCACATACCAAAAACGATTTGCAGTAAACCTACACCATCGCTATTTGACCTAGCAAACTTTGTGTTGGGAACCAATCTGGAGAAGGGCAACGAGTGCAAGCAACTGAGGAACTCCGGATGGGAGATTGCTCCATTGAACATTGAAAGAATCAGATATGCTGCGTTCGATGCCCTTATAAGTTTTGAGATAGCAAAAGGGGCTACAATTCTTGGCTATATGTGCCTTGATGAATTAGCTTAG